Genomic DNA from Triticum urartu cultivar G1812 unplaced genomic scaffold, Tu2.1 TuUngrouped_contig_5231, whole genome shotgun sequence:
ttagctccgtatcgtaaaacgcgatgaattcttctctctgatttttttctccccgaaacacaatatatggagttggagtcggagaggcatcagggggcccatgaggtagggggcgtgccctaggggggcaagcgcgcccccaccctcgtggacaggtggtgggccccctggccttcatcttttgcaggtatttttcatattttctgaaaagttgctccgtgaagtttcaggtcattccgagaacgtttgtttatgcacataaataacaccatggtaattctgctgaaaacaacgtcagtcctgaggtagggggcgtgccctaggggggcaagcgcgcccccaccctcgtggacaggtggtgggccccctggccttcatcttttgcaggtatttttcatattttctgaaaagttgctccgtgaagtttcaggtcattccgagaacgtttgtttatgcacataaataacaccatggtaattctgctgaaaacaacgtcagtccgggttagttccattcaaatcatgcaagttagagtccaaaacaagggcaaaagtgtttggaaaagtagctacgacggagacatatcagggCGCCCCTAGAGATAGGCAAGTCTGCGCCCCCTTCTCTCTAGTTGGTATAGATTTTCGGTCCTGATCAAGTTTTCTCTTGTGGTCATAACAGAGAACCCCAGTTCTCTTCTTCCCTCTTCTAGTTCTCTAGTGGCATGAAGCTCAGGACGGTGAAGCGTTGTCGGATCGAAAACCCGAATCCTTGCAATCCGTTGAGTGGTTGTGCTTTCGGTCTTCGGTTCGATGGATCATCGTTGACGGTTCATGGGACTTCAAGAATGAGCTAAGCCAAATCTTCTTCCGCCGCAACTTGTAGTTGGTAATGATCAGATCTAACCTTGTATGCCTCTTCATAGAGATCCTTGATCATGATCGTAGGGCGACTTTGTTTGTTTTTTAGTACGTTTCCGAACATAACAAATGGACATGATGAGGTAAATTGATTATTAGATCTACATTACATTGTTCCTTAAATTCTTCAATCCTATTTGCAACTGCTTGAGTAATAGTGTGTACACATTAATTTGATGAGCAATTTCTTCGGTTGAGTTTTTTACCTGTGTTTTGAACGCATTGGAAGGGCTCAGAGCTACCTTTTTGACAACGGCGATCCTCGCCTTTCGCTACCCAACCAACTTCAGATTTAGCCCCTAACCTTCCCTTTCTCAAGCTCTTATTCAAGTTCACGTCGATTATCTTCCGCCATATTGTCGAGTGTGATGGCGATGATGTTGTCTGGGTCTATGTCACTCCCGTTCTTGAATGCGGTGTTCATCATGTCCTTGTTTTCTCCTTCGTTGTCCTCAACGGAGTCGCAATTCTGTTGCCACGCGAAATATCTATGCAACACCACGATTACCGTCATGACTTCATGACGAAGAAAAAAAATTATCGAGCAAAACAACAAAGATCCCTCACTTCCGTAGGGGAGAGACGACCGTTTTCAGCGCAAAACAACAAAGAACAACCAAATCGTAGGGCTGCTAGGACTTGGTAGGACGAAACGTTGGAAAGAAATGTATGTGAAAAAGTAGTGTATTTTTTTGAAtagatcgattgtgtgttgtttagTCGGCCTTCACCTCTCATCTATTTATGAGACAGCTagacttcccgtacaagaaaaggaTAGCAATTCCTTTCAAAATTAACTGAACTTGGATTTAGATAAGTTCGAGACAACATTTTGGTTTTTGGGAACCACAGGCCGCATACGACCTTAGATGGAGATACACCCAAAATTATATTTATACTTTTCGACGTGATGAACAACTTCGTGTTGTAAATTTTTTGATTCAAGGCCATCGTGGGGACCGGATAACTCACGTTTCGCATCAGACATCCATATATGTGTTTGGGGTCGGGCATCATATGTTGGTCCCCGTCTAGCCGAATAGTGTTTgatgtaacttttgcatacgacgTTGAATTGGGATGATTCAAATTTCAAATCTATCCCCTTAACGAGACGAAGACATTCCATAGAACTTCTTTTCATTCGAGGTCGTCTTGGAGGCGTAATCGGCGGAACAGTACTATGAACGCCAAATCTCAACACTCCGAGCATATCTTAGGCCTCGAGATGAGATTGGATGGTGATGACCATACAAAGATTTTTCGTGTTGAAAACTTATTCGCTTGAGACCATATTAATTATGTTTTCCGCCATGCCAAAATCTAATGTCAACAGTGTCTTTGAGCAAAGTGGAGGATACCGCGCGTGTTTCTGTTGGAATTGGTTGATGGAATTTGGGTTGTAATATTATAACCAAAATTTAAAGTACATATAGCTCACAATATTTGATTATATATAGTTGTAGAAAATTTTATTGAACATAAGTAGAATAATTAAATGAAAAAAAAATTCTCATGCAGGGTTGAATGTTGTGGTGGGTCTTTTCCCATGCATGATAGCATGCTAAGGTGTGCCTTATTCTATTCATAACTATATTGTGGGGTGGCATGCCAGCATGTTAGATAAATAAGTTAGTGGGAATGactcttatatatatatatataggataTGCTTAGTCCCCATAATTAGTTTACGAGAAATTCAGAGGATAATTATATTCAGAACTAATGAACTATGGGCATGCATTAGTGTTGATTTTGCTTTAATACTTGGAGGAGTAGCCTTTACTATTGTTAGCTATTTAAGTGGATTGATATTTGGTTGGAAGGCCACTACGGAAAAATGTGAGGCTAATTGTATATTGCTCAAAACAATGCCATCAGCCTGCTGGGAAATGGTCATGGCAGTACCGACCGAAAAAGCATGTCAGTAAAACCGAACACCATGAGAGAGTTGGTTGGCAAAAACTGTCATTTGAATAAAAGTATCAGGAAGAAAATGTCAGTAGGGAAATATTTTGCTATAGTGACAGATAGTTGGTATGCAAAGAGAAGTCTGTCAGGAAAGGCTTTCTCTGTCTGGAGTTTTGCGACAGACACGGCTGGTCGGGTAAACTCTTACGCAACCAACTTTCTGTCAGCAAGAACTGCTTTCTCTATCGATATGAGTGTAGAGTATTTAGTGTGTGGTGCACTGTAATCCCCATGCTTTGTTCATATCCAAAAGCGTGTGATTGTCCTGAGCATTGGATGCTCTCAAATATATTGGCTCAATCATCTCTACCAATGCTTTAGCAAATTGCTTCACACACTTGATGGAAGTGCTCTCTCCCATTGAGAAATGATCATCAATCAAATCTGCAAGCAAATAGCTTCACACACCTGTTATTTTTGTGCCCTGTCTCCAGGGTGGTGTGGAGAACCGTAGGTTCCATGCTTGGAACCGATTGCTGCCCTAATTCTGTCTGGCAATATTATGCGTGGATGTATAGTTTCTTACCTGGGCTGGACAAAATTTACACCGTTGGCTTGGCTGCTATATGTTGGGCTATTTGGCTAGCCAGGAACCGAGCCACTTTCGAGCTCAAATGGATTAACTCTCCATTTGAAATTGTATTTACAGTTTGTGCCTTTTTTATGTACTGGGCAGGTCTCCAGAAACCAGAGATAGGAGAGATGGTGAAAAAAGGAGCGGAGATGCTGAAGGAGAACACAACACAGATGATGCTGCTTTGCGGTCCCCCGATTCCAGCTAGGGACGGACATGATGGGAACTAAGGTAGAAGTCGCTGCGGAACCTGATCAGTAAGTGTCTGGCGGTTTAGCGAAGAGAAGAGCTGATGATGCATCCTGGAGTGCGTGCTAGTTGAACAGGGGGTGGTATATTTTGGTCCTTGCTTTGGGTGCTCTGATAGTTTTCCTTTGGGTTGTTTTTGTTTTGGTTGCTGTGGCTTGGTGCCTGATGATGGAGTTTGTAAGACTTGTGATACTTCCCGTAGGTGTTCGTAGTGCGGTTTTGGGTGACACCGAGGTTTTCGCCCCATGATCTGTTGTTCCTGATGACAGGCGCAGATAGTGGGTTTCCTGGTGTTGCCCCGAACTCGCTTTTCCTCTTTCTCTCTTGCCTTGCTGGTTTCAGTTCCTGAGATTATGTATTTCCGTTATGATAAGTAATGAAAAGGGGAAAAGCCCGGTTCGAAAAAAATAGCTTCACACACTTCGTGGAAGCCTGTCTGCATTGCTGGCCACGAAGGTCGCCACTACATTAAAAGTGCAACATCCCCACTGTAATACGGAACATCAATCGATAACAAGATCAAGCTAGCTAGTTGCCAGTTCAAGGAGGCAAGTGTGTGTTTTCTTGCTTAAATTACAAACTATTCGATTATATACAGTCCTAAAAAATCACATACACCCATACATAACTAGCTTAGCAACATGCCCACACAGCTAGATCTCTCCCTCCAACTGTACTGCTACACGCAACATGTACAACTATTAGGTGCTAGCACGGTAGCATGCACACGTGCAACACTTGTACACTACACTACCTAGCTAGTTGTATTAACTAAATTGTTTGGTTTTTTTTTTACAACTAGCTAACTGATGCCCGTGCATGCAAGACTCACAGCACCGTGTACTTTTACAAACAGGCCACAACATTGCATAAACAATATATATAGTGCTAATGTGAGTACTTAAAGCCGAAAAGATTACCAACATACATAGCTGTCGCATGCAGTGGTAGTTGCAGGCCAAGCCGGCGGGAAACCAGATACCCGAGCAGCAGCGACGCAGCCCACGCTATCAGCAAAGCACATGCCCATAACTTGAGCATACCGGAAGCCCCATCCTCCTTACTAGCAGGTGCAACTTGTTGCCTCGTCCAGTGGTTTAGCATGAACACGAGGTAGCATGTCAGGATCCCTGAGACGCCACATGACACCTGGAATGTCATACACCAACCGAAGAGGCCGGATTCATCCATGGTGAACAACAGGTACGCGAAAACACCCACCATTGCACCGATCAAGCCAAGCCAATTTATGCGTGCCTTCATTTTGTCGACACTGATGATGGAGCTGCTGTCTGGTTTACGGTCAATGTGAAGAATGAACCAGCCGAGTACAGGGATGACCTCTGGCAAGCAGAGAAGAACAAGATCCTCGCCCAGCCACTCTGCGGCCCCCGTGTGTGCCGTCACTAGTAGAAGGATAAGCAGGGTCTTGTGGAGCATCTCCGACGCTGTTGCTATGCCCAACGAAGAGGCCCGAGCGCGCAGCTTCATCATCATGCGCGTCAGTGCCGCCACCATGGAGCTTAGGAAAATGAGGAACTGGGAGATGGCGAACCCGTCAGCTGCATGGTCTGGAAGTTGGTCCATACCCAATAGCGCCCCGAGCGTCATGATCACTATGATCCCAACCTTCTTAGTTTTCATTTTTGTCTCCTCGGCGCCGTTAGAAGATCCGTGAGTAACTTTATGATTGCTGCTGCACGTAGGAAGACTGAACTTGAAGCGGACCGCTCGTATGAAAACAATGGCTATGACGGGAAAGATGAAAAGCCAGAGGAAGCTCAAGTTGATGTCCAGTAATATCAGATAAGATATGATCACAAGAATGGCTGTGTCTCTGAATATCCAGACGTTAGGACGCCATGTGATCAAGGACTTTAATGGCCTTGGCAGCTTATTGGGCAAGAACTCTTGCCATTTCAGAACTATATAGGGGCCGCAGATAACAACCTCCATTGTACCAGTTACTAACTCGCAGGTTGGGCAAGAATTTGTGTCACCCAACATATACTCATGGAAATTGCCGACAGAGCTGACCAGTGTGCACCACGCTGCTATTAAGCATATTAGATCCGGTGCCCCAACCTTTTCTGAAATAAAAAATGGAGATGATCAGATCACAAAGATATCGCCAGATAAGGTTTTCGTCCCGCTTTGTATATAAAGCGACACAGTAAACCGATACATGGTGGTGAGGTGATCCTCTTACAAAGCATATCATATGAAAACAAGATTACAAGAATATTCAAACCCAACGACAAAGCGACCTAGAATACCAACAAGAGATGAAAAAATGCCTCCATCAAATATTGACGGACAATCATTGCACCGCTCACACCAAGATTTCTAGGGAGGGTCCCCTCCCCTCATGCCATGGAGCATGGGATGCCGATCCTACCTGCAGTCGACCTGGACCGCATGTGGTGCCAACGAGGACCCGTGTAAAAGATTAGGAGGCAAGCATGATTCTTACAAGGTAAGATTGACCCGCGGGGTGCAACAGGGAGACGCTATATTGAACAGGGCTGCAACAGGGAGACGCTGCCAGCGAGTTGCAAGCGGGCGCGCAGATGATTAGAACAAGCACGATGCAGTTGATGAAGATGTGCGATGCTG
This window encodes:
- the LOC125528943 gene encoding uncharacterized protein LOC125528943 (The sequence of the model RefSeq protein was modified relative to this genomic sequence to represent the inferred CDS: added 19 bases not found in genome assembly), which produces MGRVGPKKVGAPDLICLIAAWCTLVSSVGNFHEYMLGDTNSCPTCELVTGTMEVVICGPYIVLKWQEFLPNKLPRPLKSLITWRPNVWIFRDTAILVIISYLILLDINLSFLWLFIFPVIAIVFIRAVRFKFSLPTCSSNHKVTHGSSNGAEETKMKTKKVGIIVIMTLGALLGMDQLPDHAADGFAISQFLIFLSSMVAALTRMMMKLRARASSLGIATASEMLHKTLLILLLVTAHTGAAEWLGEDLVLLCLPEVIPVLGWFILHIDRKPDSSSIISVDKMKARINWLGLIGAMVGVFAYLLFTMDESGLFGWCMTFQVSCGVSGILTCYLVFMLNHWTRQQVAPASKEDGASGMLKLWACALLIAWAASLLLGYLVSRRLGLQLPLHATAMYVGNLFGFKYSH